A DNA window from Clostridia bacterium contains the following coding sequences:
- a CDS encoding CoA pyrophosphatase, producing the protein MKIDLEKLKNRKINICNKDICKEFSVLVPIVERAGEHSLLFEVRSENLNNQPNEICFPGGKIESMEESVKAAVRETSEELLIPENSIRVIGQLDTLVTPFNTVIYPFVGLLHDYHGKYNIDEVKETFYIPMSFLMETEPLCRYIDIEMKPKEGFPYEMIQKGRNYPWAKGKYPVYFYTYEDRIVWGITARITYNFIQLLRADMP; encoded by the coding sequence ATGAAAATTGATTTGGAAAAGCTTAAGAATAGAAAGATAAATATATGCAATAAGGATATTTGCAAAGAGTTCTCTGTACTTGTGCCTATAGTAGAAAGAGCCGGAGAACATTCTCTTCTATTTGAAGTGAGATCTGAGAACCTCAATAATCAGCCTAATGAAATATGCTTTCCCGGAGGCAAAATTGAAAGCATGGAGGAAAGCGTGAAAGCTGCTGTCAGAGAAACCTCCGAAGAACTGCTGATACCTGAGAATAGTATAAGGGTAATAGGCCAGCTGGATACGCTGGTCACACCTTTCAATACTGTGATTTATCCCTTTGTCGGCCTATTACATGATTACCATGGGAAATACAATATCGACGAGGTAAAGGAGACCTTCTACATACCAATGTCCTTCCTAATGGAAACAGAGCCTCTGTGCCGCTATATAGATATTGAGATGAAGCCCAAGGAGGGCTTCCCCTATGAAATGATTCAAAAGGGCAGGAACTATCCTTGGGCAAAAGGCAAGTATCCGGTATACTTTTATACCTATGAGGATAGGATTGTATGGGGTATTACAGCAAGGATCACATATAACTTTATACAGCTGCTAAGGGCTGATATGCCTTAA